In Paenibacillus durus, the DNA window AACTTTATCGGAGCGATGCTGTTTACCGGCGTAGCCAAGACCATCGGCGACAGTATAGCCGATCCGACGAAGCTGGACAACGGAATCGAAGTCGTTATTGCTACGCTTCTGGCGGCGATTATCTGGAACCTGATCACCTGGTGGTTCGGGATTCCTTCTTCTTCATCCCATGCGCTGATCGGAGCGCTCGCCGGAGCGGTCTACGTGGGGGCGGGTTCGGATCATATCAAATGGAGCGGATTCAGAGACATTGTAGAAGGGCTTATTTTCTCTCCGATTATCGCTTTCGTCATCGGTTATATTGTCATGACCATACTCAAATGGATATTTGCGAAGCAAAGTCCGCATACGGTCAACAAAGGTTTCCGCACGATGCAGATCATAACGGCCGCTTTCCAGTCGTTCACTCACGGAACGAATGACGCGCAGAAAGCGATGGGGATCATTACGTTTGCGCTTGTCACCTCCGGCCATCTGGATACGATGGAGGTTCCGATTTGGGTTAAAATTTCGGCCGCGACCGCTATGGCGCTCGGCACCTCAATCGGCGGCTGGAAGATTATCAAGACGATGGGTACGAAAATATTCAAAATCGAACCGATCAACGGGTTTGCCGCCGACGTTTCGGCAGCTTCCGTTATTTTTTCGGCGACGCTGCTGCATTTGCCGGTGAGTACGACCCATGCGATCACGTCAGCCATTCTCGGCGTCGGCTCGGCGAAGCGCTTCTCCGCAGTCAAATGGGGCGTAGCGGGCCGGATTGTCGTCACCTGGTTTATTACGATACCGATCAGCGCTGCGCTGGCAGGCATTATTTTTAAAATTCTATTTTAGCTCTGAAGCGGTAATGCGCGGGGCCGGATCGACAACGTCGATTCGGCTTCTTTTTTTTCATAATAGGGGATACGGGAAACGCAGCAGGCGTTTTTTTGTTTAATAGTATTAGTGAAGGCAAGAGATTTATGTCACAAAAAGTTACAGCAAAACGATAAAAAACATTAATCAATGGGAAAAGAAAATAAAATACCTCACAATTCGCGAGGGAAATTGCGGTTTTAATATGAAAACCCTTGTAGGAAAATGTAGTTTTGTATAGTGGTTAAAGTAAGGTTGTTCTCAAGTGTTACCATAGCTGACAGGAGAGCATTTTTAGAAGATTTAGAATGTCAGGGCAAATATAGAGCGAGGGGGGACAGTCGTTGATCGATTTTCAGC includes these proteins:
- a CDS encoding inorganic phosphate transporter, which encodes MDTSSLLVLGIVIILALGFDFINGFHDTANAIATSVSTRALSPRTAIIMAACMNFIGAMLFTGVAKTIGDSIADPTKLDNGIEVVIATLLAAIIWNLITWWFGIPSSSSHALIGALAGAVYVGAGSDHIKWSGFRDIVEGLIFSPIIAFVIGYIVMTILKWIFAKQSPHTVNKGFRTMQIITAAFQSFTHGTNDAQKAMGIITFALVTSGHLDTMEVPIWVKISAATAMALGTSIGGWKIIKTMGTKIFKIEPINGFAADVSAASVIFSATLLHLPVSTTHAITSAILGVGSAKRFSAVKWGVAGRIVVTWFITIPISAALAGIIFKILF